In Lycium ferocissimum isolate CSIRO_LF1 chromosome 11, AGI_CSIRO_Lferr_CH_V1, whole genome shotgun sequence, a single genomic region encodes these proteins:
- the LOC132038572 gene encoding uncharacterized protein LOC132038572 gives MAWGMDVIGPIEPSASNGYRFILVAINYFTKWVEATSHKLVTKKVVADFVKNNLICRFGIPESIITDNRANLNSHLMKDICEQFKITHRNSAAYRPQMNGAVEAANKNLKRILRKMIDNYKNWHKQLSYDLSGYRTTTRTSTGQLRISLSTATEAVILAEVEIPSLRIIQEAELNDTKWVRNRYEQLAMIDEKRMVASCSYVHTIDNENVPSFQQTCQSPTFPNWANLTQASLPSPRRIQRKICAELARTIHGQESTLGRSHVPS, from the coding sequence ATGGCATGGGGAATGGATGTTATCGGGCCCATTGAGCCATCAGCTTCCAATGGATATCGCTTCATCTTGGTTGCCATCAAttacttcaccaaatgggtggaagcaACTTCCCACAAGTTGGTAACCAAGAAAGTCGTGGCTGATTTCGTTAAGAACAATCTCATATGCCGCTTCGGTATTCCCGAGTCCATCATCACGGACAATAGAGCCAATTTAAATAGCCATCTAATGAAAGACATCTGTGAGCAATTCAAGATAACTCACAGGAACTCTGCTGCTTACCGACCACAGATGAACGGTGCTGTAGAAGCTGCCAACAAGAATCTCAAGAGGATCTTGCGAAAGATGATCGACAACTACAAGAATTGGCACAAGCAGTTGTCGTATGATTTGTCGGGGTATAGAACGACCACCCGAACGTCTACCGGGCAACTCCGTATCTCCTTGTCTACGGCCACAGAAGCGGTCATACTCGCGGAAGTGGAAATCCCATCATTAAGGATCATCCAAGAAGCCGAGCTGAACGATACAAAATGGGTCAGAAACCGCTATGAGCAACTGGCCATGATCGACGAGAAAAGAATGGTGGCGAGTTGTTCCTACGTGCATACCATAGATAATGAGAATGTCCCGAGCTTTCAACAAACGTGTCAGAGCCCAACTTTTCCAAATTGGGCAAATCTTACTCAAGCGAGTCTTCCCTcaccaagaagaatacaaaggaaaatttgtGCTGAACTGGCAAGGACCATACATGGTCAAGAAAGTACTCTAGGGAGGAGCCATGTTCCTAGCTGA